From the Desulfobacterales bacterium genome, one window contains:
- a CDS encoding ATP-grasp domain-containing protein, whose product MIIGLTYDLRSEYLAMGFGEEETAEFDRDDTIDALEATLNQLGHECIRIGNARQLVKLLAQGHRWDMVFNICEGLHGIGREAQVPALLDMYDIPYTFSDPLVMSLTLHKALTKRVVRDAGLCTPDFRVVTAADDASLDIFPPPYFVKPVAEGSSKGISSKSVVNRKEDLARICKEMICEYRQPVIVERCLTGREFTVGIIGTGSKATVLGTMEILLLEDAEKSVYSYHNKVKYEKLVRYRLATPEGDRSVQEAEALALNAWKVLECRDGGRVDVRCDDAGQPGFLEVNPLAGLNPKHSDLLILCSLLNITYVSLIERILSSAATRIKTGKD is encoded by the coding sequence ATGATTATCGGATTGACTTATGATCTTCGCTCCGAATATCTCGCCATGGGATTTGGGGAAGAAGAGACAGCAGAATTCGATCGGGATGATACAATCGATGCGCTGGAAGCCACACTCAATCAGCTTGGGCATGAATGCATCCGCATCGGAAATGCCCGTCAGCTGGTAAAACTCCTGGCGCAGGGCCACCGATGGGATATGGTGTTCAACATCTGTGAAGGACTTCACGGAATCGGAAGGGAAGCCCAGGTGCCGGCCCTTCTGGACATGTACGATATTCCCTATACCTTTTCCGATCCTCTGGTGATGAGCCTGACCCTGCATAAGGCGTTGACCAAGCGGGTTGTTCGCGATGCCGGTCTTTGCACCCCGGATTTCCGGGTTGTCACCGCTGCCGATGATGCATCCCTGGATATTTTCCCGCCCCCGTATTTTGTCAAACCGGTTGCCGAGGGCTCCAGCAAGGGAATCTCGTCCAAATCCGTGGTCAATCGCAAAGAGGATCTGGCCCGGATCTGCAAGGAAATGATTTGCGAATATCGACAGCCGGTTATCGTCGAACGCTGTCTTACAGGAAGGGAATTTACCGTTGGAATCATCGGCACGGGCTCCAAGGCAACCGTACTGGGAACCATGGAGATCCTCTTGCTCGAGGATGCGGAAAAATCGGTATATTCATACCACAACAAGGTAAAGTATGAAAAGCTTGTTCGATACCGGCTGGCAACACCCGAAGGGGATCGATCCGTTCAGGAGGCTGAAGCCCTGGCCCTGAATGCCTGGAAAGTACTGGAATGCCGGGACGGGGGACGTGTGGACGTGCGATGCGATGATGCAGGACAGCCCGGTTTTCTGGAGGTGAATCCGCTGGCCGGACTGAATCCAAAACATTCGGATCTGCTGATTTTATGCTCCCTTCTGAATATTACCTATGTCAGTTTGATCGAGCGGATACTATCATCGGCGGCTACTCGGATTAAAACCGGAAAGGATTGA